The following proteins are encoded in a genomic region of Pseudorca crassidens isolate mPseCra1 chromosome 1, mPseCra1.hap1, whole genome shotgun sequence:
- the TMEM179 gene encoding transmembrane protein 179 isoform X1, with amino-acid sequence MALNNFLFAQCVCYFLAFLFSFVVVVPLSENGHDFRGRCLLFTEGMWLSANLTAQEGERFTVQEWGPPAACRFSLLASLLSLLLAAAHAWRTLFFLCKGHEGTEGPWRSPYQDSASLSKRASPPTPRGASVASSSRSRFGPPSLAQRGPRPSAPRTAPSRVWPAPSSGWRGRDQAGRGPTRLTGLPPPFPSSWEGKPEGSPRGPPLWHTPWLGDGGEGAAGVWGPASLRPPPPHPPGLHFSLHLVLSWLCFVREWDVGPWAGVLSQ; translated from the exons ATGGCGCTCAACAATTTCCTCTTCGCGCAGTGCGTCTGCTACTTCCTGGCCTTTCTGTTCAGCTTCGTGGTGGTGGTGCCGCTGTCCGAGAATGGCCACGACTTCCGCGGCCGCTGCCTGCTCTTCACCGAGGGCATGTGGCTGAGCGCCAACCTGACGGCGCAGGAGGGCGAGCGCTTCACCGTGCAGGAGTGGGGCCCGCCGGCCGCCTGCCGCTTCAGCCTGCTGGCCAGCCTCCTCTCGCTGTTGCTCGCCGCGGCGCACGCCTGGCGCACGCTCTTCTTCCTCTGCAAGGGACACGAGGG AACCGAGGGGCCATGGCGTTCTCCGTACCAGGACAGTGCTTCCCTCTCCAAGCGCGCATCACCACCCACACCCCGGGGTGCAAGTGTTGCATCGTCATCTCGGAGCCGATTTGGGCCTCCCTCTCTGGCCCAGCGGGGCCCACGCCCGTCAGCACCGCGGACAGCTCCCAGCCGGGTTTGGCCTGCTCCCAGCTccgggtggagggggagggaccAGGCAGGCAGGGGGCCGACCCGGCTAACAGGGCTTCCTCCCCCGTTCCCATCCTCCTGGGAAGGAAAGCCGGAGGGAAGCCCTCGAGGCCCACCGCTATGGCACACACCttggctgggggatgggggagagggagcagCAGGTGTGTGGGGCCCCGCTAGcctccgcccccctcccccccacccccctgggcTCCATTTTTCTCTTCACCTTGTCCTGTCCTGGCTCTGTTTTGTGAGAGAGTGGGATGTGGGTCCCTGGGCTGGGGTTCTCAGCCAGTAA
- the TMEM179 gene encoding transmembrane protein 179 isoform X3, translating to MALNNFLFAQCVCYFLAFLFSFVVVVPLSENGHDFRGRCLLFTEGMWLSANLTAQEGERFTVQEWGPPAACRFSLLASLLSLLLAAAHAWRTLFFLCKGHEGCEELQDIDLELNVDNSAFYDQFAMAQFGLWASWLAWLAITILAFLKVYHNYRQEDLLDKLVHEKELLLARPAPHASFQGEKSAVI from the exons ATGGCGCTCAACAATTTCCTCTTCGCGCAGTGCGTCTGCTACTTCCTGGCCTTTCTGTTCAGCTTCGTGGTGGTGGTGCCGCTGTCCGAGAATGGCCACGACTTCCGCGGCCGCTGCCTGCTCTTCACCGAGGGCATGTGGCTGAGCGCCAACCTGACGGCGCAGGAGGGCGAGCGCTTCACCGTGCAGGAGTGGGGCCCGCCGGCCGCCTGCCGCTTCAGCCTGCTGGCCAGCCTCCTCTCGCTGTTGCTCGCCGCGGCGCACGCCTGGCGCACGCTCTTCTTCCTCTGCAAGGGACACGAGGG CTGCGAAGAGCTCCAGGACATCGATTTGGAACTGAACGTGGACAACTCCGCCTTCTATGATCAGTTCGCGATGGCCCAG TTCGGCCTCTGGGCCTCGTGGCTGGCCTGGTTGGCCATCACCATCCTGGCCTTCCTGAAAGTCTACCACAACTACCGCCAGGAGGACCTGCTGGACAAGCTGGTCCACGAGAAGGAGCTGCTGCTGGCCAGGCCGGCCCCCCACGCCTCCTTCCAAGGCGAGAAGAGCGCCGTCATCTAG
- the TMEM179 gene encoding transmembrane protein 179 isoform X2: MALNNFLFAQCVCYFLAFLFSFVVVVPLSENGHDFRGRCLLFTEGMWLSANLTAQEGERFTVQEWGPPAACRFSLLASLLSLLLAAAHAWRTLFFLCKGHEGSFLHAFLNLLVSAFVVCLVFIASTIVSVGFSMWCDAVTEKGTVPHSCEELQDIDLELNVDNSAFYDQFAMAQFGLWASWLAWLAITILAFLKVYHNYRQEDLLDKLVHEKELLLARPAPHASFQGEKSAVI; this comes from the exons ATGGCGCTCAACAATTTCCTCTTCGCGCAGTGCGTCTGCTACTTCCTGGCCTTTCTGTTCAGCTTCGTGGTGGTGGTGCCGCTGTCCGAGAATGGCCACGACTTCCGCGGCCGCTGCCTGCTCTTCACCGAGGGCATGTGGCTGAGCGCCAACCTGACGGCGCAGGAGGGCGAGCGCTTCACCGTGCAGGAGTGGGGCCCGCCGGCCGCCTGCCGCTTCAGCCTGCTGGCCAGCCTCCTCTCGCTGTTGCTCGCCGCGGCGCACGCCTGGCGCACGCTCTTCTTCCTCTGCAAGGGACACGAGGG CTCCTTCCTCCACGCCTTCCTGAACCTGCTGGTCAGCGCCTTCGTGGTCTGCCTGGTCTTCATCGCCAGCACCATCGTGAGCGTGGGCTTCAGCATGTGGTGTGATGCTGTCACTGAGAAGGGCACCGTGCCCCACAG CTGCGAAGAGCTCCAGGACATCGATTTGGAACTGAACGTGGACAACTCCGCCTTCTATGATCAGTTCGCGATGGCCCAG TTCGGCCTCTGGGCCTCGTGGCTGGCCTGGTTGGCCATCACCATCCTGGCCTTCCTGAAAGTCTACCACAACTACCGCCAGGAGGACCTGCTGGACAAGCTGGTCCACGAGAAGGAGCTGCTGCTGGCCAGGCCGGCCCCCCACGCCTCCTTCCAAGGCGAGAAGAGCGCCGTCATCTAG